Proteins encoded by one window of Geobacter sp. DSM 9736:
- a CDS encoding chemotaxis protein CheW — translation MSDAVGASTQYLTFKLDEEVFALEIGKVREVMDFTSVTKVPQTPEYMRGVINLRGSVVPVVDLRLKFGMSRTEKTIGTCVIIIEVVMGEDTIILGAMADSVQEVVDLEPEDIQGAPRIGTRLNTEFIKGMGKRNDGFVIILDIDTCFAGDEAVLAGGGEEPGGLAVNQ, via the coding sequence ATGAGTGACGCGGTGGGCGCATCGACCCAGTATCTGACCTTCAAGCTGGACGAGGAGGTCTTTGCCCTTGAGATCGGCAAAGTGCGGGAAGTGATGGATTTTACTTCAGTTACGAAAGTGCCGCAAACACCGGAGTATATGCGAGGAGTCATCAACCTGCGCGGCAGTGTGGTGCCGGTTGTGGACCTGCGGCTCAAATTCGGCATGTCACGTACCGAGAAAACCATCGGGACCTGTGTGATCATCATAGAAGTCGTGATGGGGGAGGACACCATCATACTCGGTGCCATGGCGGATTCCGTGCAGGAGGTGGTGGACCTGGAGCCGGAGGATATCCAGGGTGCGCCGCGAATCGGCACGCGACTGAACACCGAATTCATCAAGGGGATGGGCAAGCGTAACGACGGCTTCGTCATCATCCTTGACATCGATACCTGCTTTGCCGGTGATGAAGCGGTCCTCGCGGGTGGGGGCGAAGAACCGGGCGGGCTCGCAGTGAACCAGTAA